The following coding sequences lie in one Rutidosis leptorrhynchoides isolate AG116_Rl617_1_P2 chromosome 6, CSIRO_AGI_Rlap_v1, whole genome shotgun sequence genomic window:
- the LOC139853515 gene encoding uncharacterized protein, translating to MANNTKIHPAFTVSNIKNHVPITLELNQPHYNTWSELFKITCTAYGVLDHLATSTDSGSSMISTDPANTLVQQATWARLDALVLSWIHGTISLDLLNTMFEAGSTAANTWLRIKNLFQDNKSSRALYLQRQFNNIKLDNFSDISSYCQEIKSIADQLANVDDKVSDARMVLQLVIGLNDNFDFIGSQLAHFTPLPTFYQARSMLLLEETRKGKQHESATHVPPPDSALISTALTSHKPTTAAPNFNSP from the coding sequence ATGGCAAACAATACCAAAATACATCCAGCATTCACTGTTTCAAACATCAAAAACCATGTTCCTATTACTCTGGAACTTAACCAACCTCACTATAACACATGGTCCGAACTATTCAAGATTACTTGCACGGCGTATGGGGTACTAGATCATCTCGCTACTTCAACAGACTCGGGCTCTTCTATGATTTCTACTGATCCAGCAAACACGCTTGTTCAACAAGCCACCTGGGCACGTCTTGATGCCCTTGTTCTCAGCTGGATCCATGGAACTATTTCTTTGGATTTACTTAACACAATGTTTGAGGCTGGATCTACTGCAGCCAATACATGGCTACGAATCAAAAACCTGTTTCAAGACAACAAAAGCTCGCGTGCTTTGTATCTTCAACGTCAGTTCAACAACATCAAACTCGATAATTTTTCGGACATTTCATCGTACTGCCAGGAGATCAAATCCATCGCAGATCAACTAGCTAATGTTGATGACAAAGTGTCGGATGCAAGAATGGTGCTGCAGTTAGTTATTGGACTGAATGATAATTTCGATTTCATTGGATCTCAGCTAGCTCATTTTACTCCATTACCTACGTTCTACCAGGCCCGATCTATGTTGTTATTGGAAGAAACACGCAAAGGAAAACAACACGAGTCTGCTACTCATGTTCCTCCTCCTGATTCGGCTTTAATCTCAACTGCCCTAACTAGTCACAAACCGACGACAGCTGCTCCAAACTTTAATTCTCCTTAG